In Terriglobia bacterium, a single window of DNA contains:
- a CDS encoding NAD(P)-dependent oxidoreductase, producing MAVVAVTGGTGFIGRHVVPLLLDRGHSVRALVRNGNERTLPSRVCAAPGEVTDSAAVERALRGSEIAIHLAGVAHTTLTSKEEHTRARAVNAGGTRNVLEAAARLGVRRVVLASSAHVYDGQRGCGVREDAPQAPENLYAETKIEVENLAHEFAGRGLEVLIGRPCLTYGANVRFNLLSLMKAIDRGIYFHAGSRKVERSFASVRSAAAAFVYLAEKGIPGEAYNIADRAPMLLEDFTNDLADRMKRPRPKHIPFAVLWTGAVAFSAAAKLGINGPLNLESLRKLTNSFSLNTDKLATAGFVWPDNGDQAREEMVKAYLASK from the coding sequence ATGGCGGTCGTTGCAGTCACCGGCGGAACAGGTTTCATCGGACGACACGTCGTTCCACTGCTGCTTGATCGGGGACACTCCGTCCGAGCGCTGGTGCGCAATGGCAACGAACGGACGCTTCCATCCCGCGTCTGCGCTGCTCCCGGCGAGGTCACCGATTCCGCCGCCGTCGAGCGGGCGCTTCGCGGCTCGGAGATTGCGATCCATCTCGCCGGAGTCGCGCACACGACACTTACGAGCAAAGAGGAACATACGCGCGCGCGAGCCGTGAATGCTGGCGGAACGCGCAACGTGCTGGAAGCGGCTGCTCGCCTCGGGGTTCGTCGCGTCGTGCTCGCTTCGAGCGCACACGTTTACGACGGCCAGCGAGGCTGCGGCGTCCGAGAGGATGCGCCGCAAGCGCCCGAGAACCTCTACGCGGAAACCAAGATCGAGGTCGAGAATCTTGCCCATGAATTCGCCGGTCGAGGACTTGAGGTCCTCATTGGTCGTCCATGTCTCACCTACGGGGCGAACGTCCGGTTCAACCTGCTCAGCCTGATGAAGGCGATTGATCGCGGCATTTACTTCCATGCTGGATCTCGCAAAGTGGAGCGCAGCTTCGCGTCGGTTCGTTCCGCAGCTGCGGCGTTCGTCTACTTGGCCGAGAAAGGGATTCCGGGTGAAGCCTATAACATCGCGGATCGTGCGCCGATGCTACTTGAGGACTTCACCAACGACTTGGCTGATCGGATGAAACGTCCTCGCCCAAAGCACATTCCGTTCGCTGTTCTTTGGACCGGCGCAGTTGCGTTCAGCGCTGCCGCCAAGCTCGGGATTAACGGACCTCTCAACCTTGAATCCCTGCGCAAACTTACCAACTCGTTTTCTCTGAATACGGATAAACTGGCGACTGCAGGATTCGTCTGGCCCGACAACGGTGATCAAGCGCGAGAGGAGATGGTGAAAGCGTACCTGGCAAGCAAATGA
- the wecB gene encoding UDP-N-acetylglucosamine 2-epimerase (non-hydrolyzing): protein MQILHVVGARPNFMKVAPVHRALAARRGVTQVLVHTGQHYDVNMSDVFFQQLSIPAPDVNLGVGSGPHGKQTAEIMIGFEALVQKQRPDLVLVYGDVNSTAAAALVCAKLGIRIGHVEAGLRSFDRTMPEEINRLVTDQLSDLLFTPSDDGDRNLEREGIAKEKVFLVGNVMIDTLIRLLPAAERVSVDGIPSAYVLVTLHRPSNADDPESLRALLEALGKISARIAVVFPVHPRTRQRIHDLGLTLPASDRLLLLEPKPYIDFLALQRRAAVVLTDSGGIQEETTYLGVPCITVRENTERPITVTCGTNVLVGHDLELLRRELDKVLDGQRKPHRIPPLWDGKASERIADIVAG from the coding sequence ATGCAAATTCTGCATGTTGTGGGCGCTCGTCCGAACTTCATGAAGGTTGCGCCTGTTCACCGCGCGCTGGCGGCGCGCCGCGGGGTCACGCAGGTACTGGTGCACACCGGACAGCATTACGACGTCAACATGTCGGATGTGTTCTTCCAGCAGTTGTCCATTCCGGCTCCGGACGTCAACCTTGGGGTTGGGTCGGGACCACATGGGAAGCAGACGGCGGAGATCATGATCGGGTTCGAGGCGCTGGTGCAGAAGCAGCGACCTGATCTCGTGCTGGTCTACGGCGACGTCAACTCTACGGCTGCTGCTGCGCTGGTGTGCGCGAAGCTCGGGATTCGCATCGGTCACGTCGAAGCTGGACTGAGATCGTTCGACCGGACGATGCCGGAGGAGATCAATCGGCTGGTTACGGACCAGCTTTCGGATCTGCTGTTCACTCCTTCCGACGATGGCGATCGCAACCTCGAACGGGAAGGGATCGCGAAGGAAAAAGTCTTCCTGGTCGGAAACGTGATGATCGATACGCTGATCCGCCTGCTTCCGGCGGCGGAGCGAGTGTCGGTGGACGGCATTCCATCCGCGTACGTCCTGGTCACGCTGCATCGGCCGTCGAACGCAGACGATCCGGAGTCGCTGCGGGCGCTGCTCGAGGCGCTGGGCAAGATCAGCGCGCGGATCGCGGTGGTGTTTCCGGTGCATCCGCGAACGCGGCAGCGGATCCACGACCTTGGGCTGACGCTTCCGGCTTCGGATCGGTTACTGCTGCTGGAGCCGAAACCTTACATTGACTTCCTTGCGCTGCAGCGGCGAGCGGCGGTGGTGCTTACCGACTCGGGCGGCATCCAGGAGGAGACGACTTATCTCGGCGTTCCGTGCATCACGGTGCGGGAGAACACGGAGCGACCGATCACCGTGACGTGCGGGACGAACGTGCTCGTCGGACACGACCTCGAACTGCTGCGCAGGGAACTCGACAAGGTTCTCGATGGTCAGCGCAAGCCGCATCGGATTCCGCCGCTTTGGGATGGGAAGGCGTCGGAGCGGATTGCGGATATTGTTGCCGGTTGA
- a CDS encoding sugar transferase — MSTVSQPARAVADLRLPTRGYLAAKRVFDIVAATVLLLIMGIPMIVIAILIRLTNRGPALYWSERVGINNRIFRMPKFRSMRIDAPQLATHLFRDPDAYLTPIGGFLRCSSLDEFPQLFSILKGDISFVGPRPALFNQDDLVALRTERGVDKLIPGLTGWAQINGRDTIPIPQKVELDAWYLQHCSFWLDLKILFMTVFKVVRTEDISH, encoded by the coding sequence ATGAGTACTGTCTCCCAACCCGCCCGTGCCGTAGCCGATCTCCGATTGCCGACTCGCGGCTATCTTGCCGCGAAGCGCGTGTTCGATATCGTCGCTGCCACGGTGTTGTTGCTGATCATGGGAATTCCCATGATTGTGATCGCCATTCTGATTCGGCTCACCAACAGGGGACCTGCGTTGTACTGGAGCGAGCGAGTTGGCATTAATAACCGCATTTTCCGGATGCCGAAGTTCCGATCGATGCGAATCGACGCGCCGCAACTTGCGACACACTTGTTCCGTGATCCTGACGCTTACCTTACGCCGATCGGCGGGTTTCTCCGCTGCTCCAGCCTGGATGAATTTCCGCAATTGTTCTCCATTCTGAAGGGAGACATAAGCTTTGTCGGACCGCGTCCGGCGCTGTTCAACCAGGATGATCTGGTTGCTCTGCGAACCGAACGAGGAGTCGACAAGCTCATTCCCGGATTGACGGGATGGGCGCAGATCAACGGTCGCGACACGATTCCGATTCCGCAGAAGGTGGAACTTGATGCGTGGTATCTGCAGCACTGCTCGTTCTGGCTCGACCTGAAGATCCTGTTCATGACCGTGTTCAAAGTGGTGCGTACCGAAGACATCAGCCACTGA